From a single Solenopsis invicta isolate M01_SB chromosome 6, UNIL_Sinv_3.0, whole genome shotgun sequence genomic region:
- the LOC105196542 gene encoding high mobility group protein 20A has translation MSETIPTNDVPESNGAMEQAAYNGETEEHTTKSPVSIEEKAPDSVCDNGVKRSATVTGNTPNRTKKRKKAPRDATAPRQPLSGYFLFLNDRREKVRNQNPSLTFTEITKLLAAEWSKLPIDQKQHYLDAAEQDKERYNREFSDYKQTEAYRLFNEKQSERQNENKKERNGTDVNAEQNDVQQDKDNDFTGFDIPIFTEEFLDHNKACEAELRQLRKATSDYEAQNAVLQRHVDSLHAAVNRLESETNQQRTTNQALQRHLDSLRSQLAGCFATIPLPGTHDGATLQNIDSYFERLDSLLSGNAEQSLRNAVRGAVSRLELIG, from the exons ATGAGTGAGACCATCCCAACGAATGATGTACCTGAGAGCAACGGCGCAATGGAGCAAGCTGCTTACAATGGGGAAACAGAGGAACACACCA CCAAGTCTCCAGTGAGTATAGAGGAGAAGGCCCCGGATTCAGTGTGCGACAATGGTGTAAAAAGGAGTGCCACTGTCACTGGGAACACTCCGAATAGAACAAAAAAACGCAAGAAAGCTCCCAGAGATGCTACCGCACCAAGACAGCCTCTGAGTGGTTACTtcct GTTCTTAAATGACCGAAGAGAGAAGGTCCGAAACCAGAATCCAAGCTTAACGTTCACGGAGATTACAAAGCTTCTAGCTGCAGAATGGAGTAAATTGCCGATCGATCAAAAACAG caTTATTTAGATGCGGCTGAACAAGACAAAGAGCGCTATAATCGCGAGTTTAGTGATTATAAGCAAACAGAGGCGTACCGATTGTTTAATGAAAAACAATCAGAAAGacaaaatgaaaataagaaGGAGAGAAACGGCACAGACGTAAATGCTGAACAGAAT GATGTTCAGCAGGATAAGGACAATGACTTCACAGGCTTTGATATCCCTATTTTTACAGAAGAATTCCTGGATCATAACAAAG CCTGTGAGGCTGAATTGAGACAACTGCGAAAAGCTACGTCCGATTATGAAGCTCAGAATGCAGTTCTCCAGCGACATGTAGACAGTCTACACGCAGCCGTGAATCGTTTGGAGTCCGAAACTAATCAACAACGAACGACCAACCAAGCTCTGCAGCGTCATTTGGATTCTCTTCGTTCTCAATTGGCAGGCTGCTTCGCCACCATACCGCTTCCAG GCACGCACGACGGTGCTACGTTACAAAACATCGACAGTTATTTCGAGAGATTGGACTCTCTATTGAGTGGCAATGCCGAACAAAGTCTACGTAATGCCGTACGTGGTGCTGTGTCTCGTCTTGAGTTAATTGGATGA
- the LOC105196543 gene encoding protein MMS22-like, producing the protein MDLDATFDCNGKVNVNDWHLSRSGLFSNREVDNALFPQTDCPFAHVEVRLFNCVMPGAVAVMNLKHFIYCMEMQLKILNRQEKPVTISGLCNNDNANYFLLRKMICEFIVYFRTYMSSIKWDLGTLEMVMPEISKDVDTLFDCIKHFLSTLRSIPDSTLHYAASNIGNKCNQPEFHLYHIHIELRWFFITLIHSKTTWYQYHTQLEEFENTAEMIINDLLYSAMKIFERLALSWTVDLAQKTPYCCTCTRELWLMLQIFVDNLGERKKTKSFWDLVNSCIDRILSKDQSQVIFWHRSVDSSLPDFKNPELFCIWIIYHLSLLYGYTNDGVYLQSNSLRIKSNCEQVEKVLKAYVCKGGKDGERDELDVELKIIIPLLHDLIINWWQPRVPIISFLWDCFHKRLDQPFLLQTSGPWALSLEKKTAMDILKQINDRIYGKFEHFKESSYGMLLHLIGTFLKKYGTSDPKYWNQIKGRVYTKFSKNKVAEFSESGLYNFISLFMTLAITADTNVCTTMLDLLPSVNELNYEYNKKCTLIWKGKLACLLLFNERRLSLGSIAGHFTETINLISCRKDETSRSMMTNFVDVLNTILSGNEKMDLGEFNFIGGWIDRYLLECPKNRIGSLLEMLANVFEKCIALQVSSNNSDGVRKMLDALWCVVASRVRQLVFDPVLTGDNYKIISKLAVIFTLEAVREPTTAKKYKHSTVSLFQHFAASIFVKDIRITQYYLTSILENEQTIQNLKKEIPNFDTIVIQAWIKCSIVGYDINRKDIKILQNYIINLSEIKEIFVSDCDMHEFQNSNEPILTFIISFMKKQNSLKTEQEKLQYNAKCKMYFKNLEKWVMIPITEETKDSELAFWIYRCLGTLILCISPTLYTKNQPNDMLRTLINKIILVPENSTQSYIKQLGKRIFSMVILGLEKLNVKSDILLQAMLRDIFDQYLPILITEVNSGYSFKVSDTLLKCFKEARSEFLRTIFETLMSNFYNISSDNVMHKHSNLITWLIKTLLKEGRKYPNYITEHIIQICFPSIFGCYMRVHDHHPLKLHTIDFINDVIKSPYYEEDKFIREKCQAAISAAVQKYLMTNTQFTFEFIRSILSIKKSIIISLFPQIESIVLSAEQYRRPNAASLRFLSNQLKKHMLNMDNNS; encoded by the exons ATGGATCTTGATGCTACCTTTGATTGCAATGGCAAGGTGAATGTTAACGATTGGCATCTGAGTAGAAGTGGACTGTTTTCTAACAGGGAGGTGGACAATGCGCTTTTTCCACAAACTGATTGTCCCTTTGCCCATGTCGAAGTCAGACTCTTCAATTGTGTTATGCCTGGAGCCGTTGCTGTGATgaatttgaaacatttcatCTATTGCATGGA gATGCAACTAAAGATACTAAACAGACAAGAGAAACCAGTCACAATATCTGGATTATGTAATAACGATAATGCAAACTACTTTCTTCTAAGAAAGATGATTTGcgaatttattgtatattttcgTACATATATGAGCAG CATAAAGTGGGATCTTGGTACATTAGAAATGGTAATGCCTGAAATCAGCAAAGATGTAGACACTCTGTTTGATTGCATCAAACACTTTCTTAGTACATTACGCAGCATCCCAGATTCAACTCTGCATTACGCTGCTTCTAACATAGGCAAtaag TGTAACCAGCCAGAGTTCCATTTATATCACATCCACATAGAGTTAAGGTGGttctttattacattaatacaCTCGAAAACTACGTGGTACCAATATCACACGCAATTAGAGGAATTTGAAAATACTGCTGAAATGATCATCAACGATCTTCTATATTCTGccatgaaaatatttgaaagg TTAGCTTTAAGCTGGACTGTGGACCTTGCGCAAAAAACACCATACTGCTGTACGTGTACGCGAGAATTATGGCTTATGCTTCAAATATTTGTTGACAATttaggagaaagaaaaaaaactaag TCATTTTGGGATCTTGTAAATAGTTGTATCGATAGAATATTAAGTAAAGATCAATCCCAAGTGATATTTTGGCACAGAAGTGTGGATTCCTCTCTGCCAGATTTTAAAAATCCCGAATTGTTTTGCATTTGGATAATATACCATCTGTCTCTGTTATACGGATACACTAACGACGGCGTTTACCTGCAATCTAATTCTCTAAGG ATAAAATCGAATTGCGAACAAGTTGAAAAGGTTCTAAAAGCGTACGTGTGTAAAGGTGGAAAAGATGGTGAAAGGGATGAGCTTGATGTAGAGCTCAAGATCATAATACCTTTGTTACATGATCTTATCATCAATTGGTGGCAACCGCGAGTGCCAATTATATCTTTCCTTTGGGACTGTTTCCACAAAAGATTAGATCAACCGTTTCTATTACAAACTTCTGGACCTTGGGCTCTGTCCCTTGAAAA GAAGACAGCTATGGATATTCTGAAGCAAATTAATGACAGAATTTATGGCAAGTTTGAACATTTTAAGGAGTCCAGCTATGGCATGCTCTTGCATTTGATAG gtacttttttgaaaaaatacggCACGTCGGATCCGAAGTATTGGAATCAAATTAAAGGACgtgtatatacaaaattttcaaagaacAAAGTCGCAGAGTTTTCCGAGAGCGGGCTCTACAACTTCATATCTTTATTTATGACCTTAGCTATTACCGCAGATACAAATGTA TGTACAACAATGTTAGATCTCCTGCCATCTGTGAATGAATTGAATtacgaatataataaaaaatgcactCTAATCTGGAAAGGAAAATTAGCGTGCCTTTTGCTGTTCAATGAAAGAAGATTATCTCTCGGTTCCATAGCCGGACATTTCACTGAAACG aTCAACTTGATAAGTTGTCGTAAAGACGAAACGTCTCGTTCTATGATGACCAATTTTGTCGATGTACTGAATACGATTTTGTCTGGCAACGAGAAAATGGATCTGGGGGAATTCAATTTCATCGGCGGTTGGATTGATCGTTATCTTTTGGAGTGTCCAAAAAACAGAATTGGATCTTTATTGGAGATGCTTGCGAATGTTTTCGAAAAATGTATCGCCCTGCAAGTTTCCAGTAACAATTCGG ATGGTGTCAGGAAAATGTTGGACGCACTGTGGTGTGTCGTTGCATCCAGAGTTCGCCAACTCGTCTTTGATCCCGTGCTTACTGgtgacaattataaaattatttctaaactgGCTGTCATATTTACTTTAGAAGCAGTTAGAGAACCAACTACCGCTAAGAAGTATAAGCACTCGACTGTATCTTTATTTCAGCACTTTGCAGCatcaatatttgtaaaagatataag AATTACCCAGTATTATTTAACGTCAATTCTTGAGAATGAGCAAACTATCCAAAACTTGAAGAAGGAAATTCCAAATTTCGACACTATTGTGATCCAA GCTTGGATAAAATGTTCCATTGTCGGTTACGACATAAACAGGAAAGACATAAAAATTCTGCAAAACTATATTATCAATCTCAGTGAGATCAAAGAGATATTTGTGTCGGATTGTGATATGCACGAATTTCAAAATAGTAACGAAcccattttaacatttataatatcgtTTATGAAAAAGCAGAATAGTTTAAAG acCGAGCAAGAGAAACTTCAGTACAACGCGAAGTGCAAgatgtatttcaaaaatttagagaaatgGGTTATGATACCTATAACAGAGGAGACAAAAGATTCGGAACTGGCATTCTGGATTTATAGATGTCTGGGTACATTGATTCTCTGCATTTCTCCGACGCTATATACTaaa AATCaaccaaacgatatgttaagaacgcttatcaacaaaattatattagtacCAGAGAACTCTACGCAgtcatatataaaacaattaggAAAAAGGATATTTTCAATGGTGATACTTGGTTTAGAGAAATTGAACGTCAAAAGCGACATACTATTGCAAGCGATGCTGAGAGATATCTTCGATCAGTACTTGCCGATTCTGATAACAGAAGTCAACAGCGGTTACAGTTTTAAGGTCTCCGACACGTTGTTGAAATGCTTCAAGGAAGCAAGAAGCGAGTTTTTGCGTACGATTTTCGAAACATTGATGTCGAACTTTTATAACATATCATCGGACAATGTCATGCACAAACACTCCAACTTG ATAACTTGGCTTATAAAAACATTACTTaaagaaggaagaaaatatCCTAATTATATTACGGAACACATTATCCAAATTTGTTTTCCGAGCATTTTTGGGTGCTACATGAGAGTTCATGATCATCATCCACTCAAGCTGCATACAATTGACTTTATCAATGACGTAATTAAAAGTCCGTACTATGAGGAAGATAAATTTATCAG GGAAAAATGTCAAGCTGCTATTTCTGCCGCagtgcaaaaatatttgatgaCAAACACACAATTTACATTTGAGTTCATACGATCTATCTTGTCAATTAAGAAAAGTATCATAATTAGTTTGTTTCCGCAAATTGAATCTATTGTACTTTCCGCCGAACAATATCGCCGACCCAATGCAGCTTCCTTGAG gtTTTTGTCGAATCAACTGAAAAAACATATGCTAAATATGGACAATAATTCGTGA